The genomic region GGAGGGAGGAGAGCGCCGGGTCTCCGTCGAGCGCGTCGAGGAAGCGCAGGGCCTCGCCGCCGGGCATATCGAGTTCGAGGACGACGCAGTGGAAGGAATCCGATGCCAGGGCCGCGGCGGCTTCCCGCGAGCTCGTTGCGTTGACCACCTGGATGCCGCCGCGGTCCCTGGCCGTTCGGTGGCCGGGGGCGAAGTCCCGGTCGGCGCTCTCGGCGACGAGGGAGAGCAGGCCGTTCTGGCGTTCCTCGATCACTAGGAGACGGCGGGCCTGCCGTTGCGGCGGAAGGGCGATGTCCACGCGACCCGGTTCGGGCGCCCCGGCGGCGGGGTGGTGCGCGGTGGGCGCGAGGGCGTCGGGGAGGGGGGGTTCCTCGAAGTCCGCCCGGCTGACCGGCAGGTAGAGCGTGAAGGTGCTGCCCTGCCCCGGGGTGCTCTCCGCGGTGACGGAGCCGCCGAGGAGCCGGGCTATCTCGCGGGTGATGGAGAGCCCGAGGCCGGTGCCACCGTACTTGCGGCTGGTGGTGCCGTCGGCCTGCTGGAAGGCGCCGAAGACGGACTCCAGCTGCTGCTCGGGGATGCCGATGCCGGTGTCCCGTACCCGGAAGGCCACCATCGGCCCACGGCCGGGGAGCCCGGCGGGGAACCCGGGGGGCGTAGCCGCTTCGATCCGCAGCTCGACGCCGCCGTGCTCGGTGAACTTCACCGCGTTGGACAGCAGGTTGCGCAGGATCTGGCGCAGCCGCGAGTCGTCGGTGAGCAGGTCCTGCGGGGCACCGGGGGCGGTGGTGACGGTGAAGTCGAGGCTCTTCTGCGTGGTCATCGGGCGGAAGGTGGCGTCGACGTATTCCAGCAGCTGCGTCAGGTCCACCCGCTCGGGGTTGATGTCCATCTTCCCGGCCTCGACCTTCGACAAGTCGAGGATGTCGTTGATCAGCTGGAGCAGGTCCGAACCCGCCGAGTGGATGATGCCCGCGTACTCGACCTGCTTCGGGGTGAGGTTGCGGGTGGGGTTCTGGGCGAGCAGTTGGGCGAGGATGAGGAGGCTGTTGAGCGGCGTGCGCAGCTCGTGGCTCATGTTCGCGAGGAACTCGGACTTGTACTTGGAGGCCAGCGACAACTGCTGGGCGCGGTCCTCCAGTTCCTGCCGGGCCTGTTCGATCTCCAGGTTCTTGGCCTCGATGTCGCGGTTCTGGCTGGCGAGGAGGGCCGCCTTCTCCTCCAGCTCCGCGTTGGAGCGCTGGAGTTCCTCCTGCTGGACCTGGAGTTCCGCCGATCGTGCCTGCAGTTCGCCGGTCAGCCGCTGGGACTCGCCGAGGAGCTCGTCCGTGCGGGCGTTGGCAACGATCGTGTTGACATTGACGCCGATGGTTTCCATCAACTGGCCGAGAAAATCCCGGTGTACGGCAGTGAAGGCACTGAAGGAGGCCAGCTCGATCACGCCGAGGACCTGGTCGTCCACCACGATCGGCAGGATGATCAGGCTGCCCGGCGTGGTGTGGCCGAGCCCGGAGGAGATGACGTAGTCGCCGGGCACCCGGTCGGTGGCGATGATGCGGTGGCTGCGCGCGGCCTGCCCGACCAAGGACTCCCCCAGGGCGAAGCCGGTGGCACCGACGGTGCCCGCGGGGCGTCCGTAGGAGCCGACCAGGGTGAGCACGGTGCCGTGCGGGCCGTCCTCGGCGAGGTAGAACGCGCCGTACTGGGCGGCGACCAGCGGCGTCAGCTCGTCCATGACGAGTTCGGCGACGACAGCGAGGTCGCGGTGGCCTTGCATCAGGCCCGATACGCGGGCCAGGTTGGTCTTGAGCCAGTCCTGCTCCTGGTTGGCGCGGGTGGTCTCCCGCAGAGAGCCGACCATCGAGTTGATGTTGTCCTTGAGTTCGGCGACCTCGCCGGAGGCGTCGACCGTGATCGAGCGGGTCAGGTCGCCCTCGGCGACCGCGCTGGCGACCTCGGCGATGGCCCGGACCTGGCGGGTCAGGTTCCCGGCCAGTTCGTTGACGTTCTCCGTCAGCCGCTTCCACGTGCCCGAGACGCCCTCTACCTCGGCCTGGCCGCCGAGCCGGCCTTCGCTGCCCACTTCGCGGGCGACGCGCGTGACCTCGGCGGCGAAGGAGGAGAGCTGGTCGACCATCGTGTTGATGGTCTCCTTCAGCTCAAGGATCTCCCCGCGCGCGTCCACCCGGATCTTCTGCGTGAGGTCCCCCTGGGCCAC from Streptomyces sp. NBC_00190 harbors:
- a CDS encoding HAMP domain-containing protein, which produces MAERTDTESLSRSPAPPALPGGDGIGESELRQLLAGLTAVRDGDFRTRLPDAADGLLGEIATVFNGMADQLSLFTSEVTRVAREVGTEGTLGGQADVPGVGGAWLDLTDSVNFMAGNLTAQVRSIAQVATAVAKGDLSQKITVTARGEILELKETINTMVDQLSGFAGEVTRVAREVGTEGRLGGQADVKGVSGTWKDLTESVNVMADNLTAQVRSIAEVTTAVAQGDLTQKIRVDARGEILELKETINTMVDQLSSFAAEVTRVAREVGSEGRLGGQAEVEGVSGTWKRLTENVNELAGNLTRQVRAIAEVASAVAEGDLTRSITVDASGEVAELKDNINSMVGSLRETTRANQEQDWLKTNLARVSGLMQGHRDLAVVAELVMDELTPLVAAQYGAFYLAEDGPHGTVLTLVGSYGRPAGTVGATGFALGESLVGQAARSHRIIATDRVPGDYVISSGLGHTTPGSLIILPIVVDDQVLGVIELASFSAFTAVHRDFLGQLMETIGVNVNTIVANARTDELLGESQRLTGELQARSAELQVQQEELQRSNAELEEKAALLASQNRDIEAKNLEIEQARQELEDRAQQLSLASKYKSEFLANMSHELRTPLNSLLILAQLLAQNPTRNLTPKQVEYAGIIHSAGSDLLQLINDILDLSKVEAGKMDINPERVDLTQLLEYVDATFRPMTTQKSLDFTVTTAPGAPQDLLTDDSRLRQILRNLLSNAVKFTEHGGVELRIEAATPPGFPAGLPGRGPMVAFRVRDTGIGIPEQQLESVFGAFQQADGTTSRKYGGTGLGLSITREIARLLGGSVTAESTPGQGSTFTLYLPVSRADFEEPPLPDALAPTAHHPAAGAPEPGRVDIALPPQRQARRLLVIEERQNGLLSLVAESADRDFAPGHRTARDRGGIQVVNATSSREAAAALASDSFHCVVLELDMPGGEALRFLDALDGDPALSSLPVLVHNNPRLKTAQEKSLRERAASGHLELLSSLDELRERIVLHLSADQPGDVLPLVQEGAERQQTAHVLDDDLAGRTVLVVDDDARNLYALSGVLELHGVRVLHAEDGRRGIETLTRDEGVDLILMDVMMPELDGYAATAEIRRMPAYSGLPIIAVTAKAMPGDREKSLAAGASDYVTKPVDADDLIARVRHWLTR